A single genomic interval of Zingiber officinale cultivar Zhangliang chromosome 4A, Zo_v1.1, whole genome shotgun sequence harbors:
- the LOC121970856 gene encoding uncharacterized protein LOC121970856 isoform X1 yields the protein MSMTAATALLRRASSHLARGPRPFLPSVSFDWLLIPESSVEAGPLPGFSSPSSMELMAVPKKKVSPHKRGLRNGPKALKPVPVIVRCKSCGRVKLPHYYCCSGEGKQ from the exons ATGTCTATGACGGCGGCGACAGCGTTGCTTCGGCGGGCATCGTCCCATCTCGCTCGTGGACCTCGCCCTTTTCTTCCTTCCGTGTCATTCGACTGGCTTCTCATTCCGGAATCATCAGTAGAGGCGGGGCCACTCCCTGGTTTTTCTTCTCCCAGCTCGATGGAGCTCATGGCAGTCCCAAAAAAAAAG GTTTCTCCTCATAAAAGAGGGCTTCGGAATGGACCCAAGGCCCTTAAACCTGTTCCAGTGATCGTTCGTTGCAA GAGTTGTGGGCGAGTTAAGTTACCACACTACTACTGTTGCAGTGGAGAAGGGAAACAATAA
- the LOC121970856 gene encoding uncharacterized protein LOC121970856 isoform X2 — MSMTAATALLRRASSHLARGPRPFLPSVSFDWLLIPESSVEAGPLPGFSSPSSMELMAVPKKKVSPHKRGLRNGPKALKPVPVIVRCKCVDE, encoded by the exons ATGTCTATGACGGCGGCGACAGCGTTGCTTCGGCGGGCATCGTCCCATCTCGCTCGTGGACCTCGCCCTTTTCTTCCTTCCGTGTCATTCGACTGGCTTCTCATTCCGGAATCATCAGTAGAGGCGGGGCCACTCCCTGGTTTTTCTTCTCCCAGCTCGATGGAGCTCATGGCAGTCCCAAAAAAAAAG GTTTCTCCTCATAAAAGAGGGCTTCGGAATGGACCCAAGGCCCTTAAACCTGTTCCAGTGATCGTTCGTTGCAA atGTGTAGATGAGTAG